From the genome of Carassius gibelio isolate Cgi1373 ecotype wild population from Czech Republic chromosome B10, carGib1.2-hapl.c, whole genome shotgun sequence, one region includes:
- the per1a gene encoding period circadian protein homolog 1a isoform X3, with translation MSNDNFQTPVTCCTHAVKRTAHKDAGESHSNAPSRMTGSKSVYPRLNISAVPQLTHSDDMDAHSSGNDSAERESEGHVGREASTCSSHNGKGSTTETTESKSSNGNSPSPPSSSVSFSLLSGSSEQDQPTSQASSGDQPARLETQRELLKALRELKVRVPSEWRRKGRSSTLASLQYALNCVKQVRANQEYYHQWSVEESHGCCLDLSSFTIEELDNITSEYTLQNTDTFAVAVSFLSGKVVYISSQAAPLLRCKPERLQGAVFSELLAPQDISTFYSSTAPCHLPPWSSCAGTTSHVECAEEKSMFCRISRGRDSDGEVKYHPFRLTPYQLTLRDSDTSQPEPCCLLIAERVHSGYEAPRIPADKRIFTTSHSPNCLFQEIDERAVPLLGYLPQDLVGKPVLIYLHPEDRLLMVAIHKKILQFAGQPFDHSPLRMRARSGEYLTLDTSWSSFINPWSRKVAFIVGRHKVRTSPLNEDVFTALEGGDVRTMSPDVPQLNELIHRVLVQPVHASSSQGYGSLGSSGSNEHQQSATSSSESNGHASEDQIKPRKPMTFEQICQDMHMVKANGQQVFIDSRNRLPALKQSSLEALANAAEASAREGLASLALSSPPRKELPIVYSYQQINCLDSIIRYLESFNVPGTVKRKCGSSSCTTSSTSDDDKQREGVRTTEDIVMMEEAPTTPTPSTSAPPTSITFPMPVNPQQAMSPSAAVPEKEKEKERRSGGNVGKGLTKAVLSAHTQQEEQAFLNRFRDISHLQMVQTSGPPQRRHTSIPGAKGVNCCQNYPSVRNSSTRRHGRGGKRRKHQVDGNTPDSSSPSGPNPYRGSNPTAVRPNLPSVQQSSTSWPPSAVSQTSGTPMMTSFPPGYMPMFPISSPFSMPQMGTDPSLQAGDPRFPMQGFSSVMPPVMTFMLPNYMFPQLGYPGPQLNPANSQLGGQLLAQMNPLGQFPSSAVGLPSFNPTMGPFNPLDSQMNPAMPAMIPQQFYNPNPLYDIPNSQSMPAGNTNTVPHGQSRSSTPQSTGQQDGEGEGVGSPLFQSRCSSPLNLLQLEELQSNRTDTMQQTPPPGAAGTLGGGTVVQISSNRCNSKDGQLNDSPEINESNQDAMSSSSDMLDLLLQEDSRSGTGSAASGSGSSGSGSGSGSFGSGSNGCSTSGSGTRSSNTSKYFGSIDSSENDRNHKPASKDLGREQFMKFVVQDPIWLLMANTDDKVMMTYQIPIKDRESVLKEDRDALKAVQKHQPHFTEEQKKELTQVHPWFQNGCLPKAINVTSCTGCESPPDSSIPIPFDLDFHDMDLSMVLREEAKQQDEFIAAETAFPLSPPSSDNEQRDNQASAST, from the exons ATGAGTAATGACAACTTCCAAACACCAGTGACGTGCTGCACTCATGCAGTGAAGAGAACCGCACATAAGGATGCAGGGGAATCCCACAGCAATGCACCCTCCCGAATGACCGGCAGCAAGTCTGTTTATCCCAGGCTGAACATCTCGGCAGTGCCCCAGCTGACGCACTCGGATGACATGGATGCCCACTCCAGCGGGAATGACTCGGCCGAGAGGGAGAGCGAAGGACACGTGGGACGGGAAGCATCCACCTGCAGCTCCCACAATGGAAAGGGTTCAACCACAGAGACTACGGAAAGCAAGAG CTCAAACGGAAACAGTCCTTCTCCTCCTAGCAGCTCAGTTTCGTTCAGTCTTTTGAGTGGCAGCTCGGAGCAGGACCAGCCGACATCCCAAGCATCCAGCGGAGACCAGCCGGCTCGACTGGAGACCCAGAGAGAGCTGCTGAAGGCCCTGCGTGAGCTAAAGGTCCGCGTGCCATCAGAATGGCGCAGGAAGGGGCGATCAAGCACCCTAGCCTCCTTGCAATACGCACTTAACTGTGTCAAACAAGTCCGAG CTAATCAGGAGTACTACCATCAGTGGAGCGTGGAAGAGAGTCATGGGTGTTGTTTGGACCTGTCGTCCTTCACCATCGAAGAGCTAGACAACATTACATCAGAGTACACCCTTCAAAACACG GACACGTTCGCTGTGGCAGTGTCGTTCCTCTCTGGTAAAGTGGTGTACATCTCGTCCCAGGCGGCCCCTCTGCTGCGCTGTAAACCCGAGAGGCTGCAGGGAGCAGTTTTTTCGGAGCTGCTCGCACCTCAGGACATCAGCACGTTTTACAGCAGCACGGCTCCATGTCACCTGCCGCCATGGTCCTCCTGCGCAGGCACTA CCTCACATGTGGAATGTGCCGAGGAAAAGTCGATGTTTTGTCGGATCAGCAGAGGTAGGGACAGCGATGGAGAAGTGAAGTATCACCCCTTCCGTCTCACGCCTTATCAGCTGACCCTGAGGGACTCCGACACGTCCCAACCTGAGCCCTGCTGCCTCCTCATCGCTGAGAGAGTTCACTCCGGCTACGAGG cacCTCGCATCCCAGCAGACAAGAGAATTTTTACCACCAGTCACTCCCCAAACTGTCTGTTCCAAGAAATTGATGAAAG GGCAGTGCCATTATTAGGTTACTTGCCTCAGGACTTGGTTGGGAAGCCAGTGCTTATTTACCTGCATCCAGAAGACCGACTCCTTATGGTGGCCATCCACAAGAAAA TTCTCCAGTTTGCAGGGCAGCCGTTCGACCACTCACCCCTGCGCATGCGAGCACGAAGTGGGGAGTACTTGACCCTCGACACCAGCTGGTCATCCTTTATCAACCCCTGGAGCAGGAAGGTGGCTTTCATAGTGGGACGCCACAAAGTTAGAAC GAGTCCACTGAATGAAGATGTGTTCACTGCCCTGGAGGGCGGGGATGTGAGAACCATGTCCCCAGATGTGCCACAGCTGAATGAGCTGATCCACAGGGTCCTGGTGCAGCCCGTTCATGCCAGCAGCTCACAGGGGTACGGTAGCCTAGGCAGCAGTGGCTCGAATGAGCACCAGCAAAGCGCCACTTCCTCCTCTGAGAGCAACGGACATGCTTCTGAGGACCAGATCAAGCCCAGGAAACCA ATgacatttgagcagatttgtcaAGACATGCACATGGTAAAGGCCAACGGACAGCAGGTCTTCATTGATTCCCGAAACCGGCTGCCAGCTCTCAAACAGAGTAGCTTAG AAGCCCTGGCAAATGCAGCAGAGGCCTCTGCTAGAGAAGGTCTGGCAAGTTTAGCGCTGTCCAGTCCACCCAGGAAAGAGCTGCCCATTGTCTACTCATACCAGCAGATCAACTGTCTGGACAGCATCATTCG ATATCTGGAGAGCTTTAATGTCCCTGGTACAGTGAAGAGGAAGTGTGGCTCATCATCCTGTACAACATCTTCTACCTCTGATGATGATAAACAAAGGGAAGGAGTTAGAACAACTGAAG ACATTGTTATGATGGAGGAGGCGCCAACCACCCCAACCCCTTCCACTTCAGCCCCACCCACCTCCATCACGTTTCCCATGCCTGTGAATCCCCAGCAGGCCATGTCCCCCTCTGCTGCTGTTCCcgagaaagaaaaggagaagGAGAGAAGAAGTGGAGGTAATGTCGGAAAGGGCCTCACGAAGGCAGTGTTATCTGCACATACCCAGCAAGAAGAACAAGCCTTCCTCAACCGTTTCAGAGACATTAGCCATCTCCAGATGGTTCAAACCAGTGGGCCTCCACAGCGCAGGCACACGTCTATACCTGGTGCAAAAG GAGTGAACTGCTGCCAGAACTATCCTTCTGTGCGAAACAGCAGCACTCGTCGGCATGGTAGAGGTGGGAAAAGACGGAAACACCAAGTAGATGGCAACACACCGGACAGTTCCTCCCCCTCTGGACCTAATCCCTATAGAGGATCCAATCCTACAGCAGTAAGACCCAACCTCCCCTCAGTCCAGCAGTCTTCCACTTCTTGGCCACCATCTGCGGTCTCCCAAACCAGTGGTACTCCCATGATGACCTCCTTTCCCCCAGGCTACATGCCTATGTTTCCCATTTCATCACCCTTCTCAATGCCCCAGATGGGAACAGATCCTTCCTTGCAAGCAGGAGACCCTAGATTCCCCATGCAAGGCTTTTCTTCAGTGATGCCACCAGTCATGACCTTCATGTTGCCAAACTATATGTTTCCACAACTCGGTTATCCAGGACCACAGTTGAACCCAGCCAACTCGCAGCTTGGTGGGCAACTGCTTGCCCAAATGAACCCCTTAGGTCAGTTCCCTTCCTCTGCTGTTGGTTTACCATCGTTCAATCCGACAATGGGACCGTTCAATCCACTGGACTCCCAAATGAATCCTGCCATGCCTGCAATGATTCCCCAGCAGTTCTACAACCCTAATCCCCTGTACGATATCCCCAACTCTCAATCAATGCCTGCAGGAAACACCAATACTGTGCCACATGGACAGTCTCGCTCCAGCACACCCCAGTCTACCGGGCAACAGGATGGAGAGGGAGAAGGGGTGGGATCTCCCCTGTTTCAATCCCGATGCTCCTCCCCACTCAATCTTTTACAACTCGAGGAATTGCAAAGCAACAGAACAGACACTATGCAACAGACTCCACCCCCAGGCGCTGCAGGAACGCTAGGGGGCGGGACTGTGGTTCAAATTTCCAGCAATCGCTGCAACAGTAAAGATGGCCAACTCAATGACAGT CCTGAAATCAATGAGTCCAACCAGGATGCCATGTCGTCCTCCAGTGACATGCTGGACTTACTGCTGCAAGAGGACTCCCGCTCGGGCACTGGCTCTGCCGCCTCAGGCTCTGGATCATCAGgatcagggtcagggtcagggtcaTTTGGATCTGGTTCGAATGGGTGTAGCACATCTGGAAGTGGCACTA GGAGCAGCAATACTAGCAAGTACTTCGGAAGCATTGACTCATCAGAGAATGATCGCAATCATAAACCAGCATCTAAAGATCTAGGAAGGGAACAGTTCATGAAGTTTGTCGTGCAGGACCCCATCTGGCTCCTCATGGCAAACACGGATGACAAAGTCATGATGACATACCAGATTCCTATCAA agacAGAGAATCAGTACTGAAAGAAGACAGAGATGCCCTCAAAGCTGTTCAGAAGCATCAACCTCACTTCACTGAAGAGCAGAAGAAAGAGTTAACGCAGGTCCACCCTTGGTTTCAAAACGGCTGCTTACCAAAGGCCATCAATGTTACA TCTTGCACAGGATGTGAGTCTCCCCCAGATTCCTCGATTCCTATTCCATTCGATTTGGACTTTCATGACATGGATCTCAGCATGGTTTTGAGAGAAGAGGCAAAACAGCAAGATGAATTTATCGCTGCTGAAACAGCCTTTCCCTTGAGCCCACCTTCATCTGATAATGAGCAGAGAGACAATCAAGCCAGCGCAAGCACATAG